A region of Massilia sp. KIM DNA encodes the following proteins:
- a CDS encoding hybrid sensor histidine kinase/response regulator, with the protein MRPGAEINGRRRRVRLLPRRLVENWRQNIVFRLGAGIVLAVALSTGVYTTYTLHSLRVEADTRLQERVERQATVLSHALARPLFDINSAAVASVVDALGATPEVQTLRVLAPDGSLLAALGNRDNGEAAVRVRRRITYNDGSRAYPVGAIELAFSRQQIDEDLRHQIIHTAAANILLTLAIVACVFVVGRRMSQPFADIQESLEKLARGETDIRLSGIGRRDQVGRLSSAVRSFRDTLNRLRQAEQVTNGLLREKSRIEQQLRELNEDLEQKIAARTEELTQSNLRAEAANVAKSEFLANMSHEIRTPMSAIIGMAYLALRTDLNPKQQDYVGKIHRAALSLLGIINDILDFSKIEAGKLEVEQVPFSLDEVLANVASVTSQRAADKQLEYLFHVPHAVPRQLVGDPLRLGQVLINLVNNAVKFTPSGELQLSCIPLRGAPAGKVRLRFAVRDTGIGIGEEQQAKLFRAFSQANGSTTREYGGTGLGLSISQQLVGLMGGCIAVESAPGVGSTFHFDLDFALSGEQEVSLRVPPELAGARVLVVDDSALARAVLRESLAVLPLRVECCSDGRQAEGAIAAADAAGMPYRLVLTDCGMKGMDGIELVRRIKDNPDLRSQPLSILVTAFGREGVQAEAEAAGVNGVLFKPFVQSALAEALAGLFARAQFDAGGASVARASQHAARVLLVEDNLVNQQIARELLEAQGIDVDVAANGHQALDKLHLNGPGAYRLVLMDLEMPQLDGHAATIELRKDARFNELPVIAMTAHALAEIRERCLREGMQDYITKPVDPEKLYATLARWLGKGMPARSAPAATGAPLAELPNLTGIDTAFGLRNVGGNAALYLELLDRLRDSQRDAGSCIRADLGAGHLDQAARRAHTLRGVCGNIGAREVQALAQEVEEQARRGGADGPALQRAAVALEKALASVMAALDRHFASAGARAPAAAPPCDPGQDAAAAVAQLSALLAEFSGEATDYFDSVRCALAGVLPAAALARLETHLSRYEFEEARLLLEQAASTTPGKPAPDTAEHL; encoded by the coding sequence GTGCGCCCGGGGGCCGAGATTAACGGCCGGCGCCGCCGCGTGCGCCTGCTGCCGCGCCGCCTGGTCGAGAACTGGCGCCAGAACATCGTGTTCCGGCTCGGCGCCGGTATCGTCCTGGCCGTGGCCCTGTCGACCGGGGTCTACACCACCTACACCCTGCACAGCCTGCGGGTCGAGGCCGACACCCGGCTGCAGGAGCGGGTCGAGCGCCAGGCCACGGTGCTCTCGCACGCGCTGGCGCGCCCGCTGTTCGACATCAACAGCGCCGCCGTCGCCTCGGTGGTCGACGCTTTGGGCGCCACGCCCGAGGTCCAGACCCTGCGCGTGCTGGCCCCGGACGGCAGCCTGCTGGCGGCGCTGGGCAACCGCGACAACGGCGAGGCCGCCGTGCGCGTGCGCCGCCGCATCACCTACAACGACGGCAGCCGCGCCTATCCGGTCGGGGCCATCGAGCTGGCCTTCTCGCGCCAGCAGATCGACGAAGACCTGCGCCACCAGATCATCCACACCGCCGCCGCCAACATCCTGCTGACCCTGGCCATCGTGGCCTGCGTGTTCGTGGTCGGCCGGCGCATGTCCCAGCCTTTCGCCGACATCCAGGAATCGCTGGAAAAGCTGGCGCGCGGCGAGACCGACATCCGCCTGTCCGGCATCGGCCGGCGCGACCAGGTGGGGCGCCTGTCCTCGGCGGTGCGCAGCTTCCGCGACACCCTGAACCGGCTGCGCCAGGCCGAGCAGGTGACCAACGGCCTGCTGCGCGAGAAGAGCCGCATCGAGCAGCAGCTGCGCGAACTGAACGAAGACCTGGAGCAGAAGATCGCGGCCCGCACCGAGGAACTGACCCAGTCCAACCTGCGCGCCGAGGCGGCGAACGTGGCCAAGTCCGAGTTCCTGGCCAACATGAGCCACGAGATCCGCACCCCGATGAGCGCGATCATCGGCATGGCCTACCTGGCGCTGCGCACCGACCTCAATCCCAAGCAGCAGGACTACGTCGGCAAGATCCACCGCGCGGCCCTGTCGCTGCTGGGGATCATCAACGACATCCTCGACTTCTCCAAGATCGAGGCCGGCAAGCTCGAGGTCGAGCAGGTCCCGTTCTCGCTCGACGAGGTGCTGGCCAACGTGGCCAGCGTGACCAGCCAGCGCGCCGCGGACAAGCAGCTCGAATACCTGTTCCACGTCCCGCACGCGGTGCCGCGCCAGCTGGTCGGCGACCCGCTGCGCCTGGGGCAGGTCCTGATCAACCTGGTCAACAACGCGGTCAAGTTCACCCCCTCGGGCGAACTCCAGCTGTCCTGCATCCCGCTGCGAGGCGCGCCGGCCGGCAAGGTGCGCCTGCGCTTCGCGGTGCGCGACACCGGCATCGGCATCGGCGAGGAGCAGCAGGCCAAGCTGTTCCGCGCCTTCAGCCAGGCCAACGGCTCGACCACCCGCGAATACGGCGGCACCGGCCTCGGCCTGTCGATCTCGCAGCAGCTGGTCGGCCTGATGGGCGGCTGCATCGCGGTCGAGAGCGCGCCGGGCGTGGGCTCGACCTTCCACTTCGACCTCGATTTCGCGCTCTCCGGCGAGCAGGAGGTCAGCCTGCGCGTGCCGCCCGAACTGGCCGGGGCGCGCGTGCTGGTGGTGGACGACAGCGCGCTGGCGCGCGCGGTGCTGCGCGAGTCGCTGGCGGTGCTGCCGCTGCGGGTCGAGTGCTGTTCCGACGGGCGCCAGGCGGAGGGCGCGATCGCCGCCGCCGACGCCGCCGGCATGCCTTATCGCCTGGTGCTGACCGATTGCGGCATGAAGGGCATGGACGGCATCGAGCTGGTGCGCCGGATCAAGGACAACCCCGACCTGCGCAGCCAGCCCTTGAGCATCCTGGTCACCGCCTTCGGGCGCGAGGGCGTGCAGGCCGAGGCCGAGGCGGCGGGCGTCAACGGCGTCCTGTTCAAGCCCTTCGTGCAGTCGGCGCTGGCCGAGGCGCTGGCCGGCCTGTTCGCGCGCGCCCAGTTCGACGCCGGCGGCGCCAGCGTGGCGCGCGCCAGCCAGCATGCGGCGCGCGTGCTGCTGGTCGAAGACAACCTGGTCAACCAGCAGATCGCGCGCGAGCTGCTCGAGGCCCAGGGCATCGACGTCGACGTCGCCGCCAACGGCCACCAGGCGCTGGACAAGCTGCACCTGAACGGCCCCGGCGCCTACCGCCTGGTGCTGATGGACCTCGAGATGCCCCAGCTCGATGGCCACGCCGCCACCATCGAGCTGCGCAAGGACGCGCGCTTCAACGAGCTGCCGGTGATCGCCATGACCGCGCACGCGCTGGCCGAGATCCGCGAGCGCTGCCTGCGCGAGGGCATGCAGGACTACATCACCAAGCCGGTCGACCCCGAGAAGCTGTACGCCACCCTGGCGCGCTGGCTGGGCAAGGGCATGCCGGCCCGCTCCGCGCCGGCGGCTACGGGCGCGCCCTTGGCCGAGCTGCCCAACCTGACCGGGATCGACACCGCCTTCGGCCTGCGCAACGTGGGCGGCAATGCCGCCCTGTATCTGGAACTGCTGGACCGCCTGCGCGACTCGCAGCGCGACGCCGGCAGCTGCATTCGCGCCGACCTCGGCGCCGGCCACCTGGACCAGGCGGCGCGCCGCGCCCACACCCTGCGCGGGGTGTGCGGCAACATCGGCGCGCGCGAGGTGCAGGCCCTGGCCCAGGAGGTCGAGGAGCAGGCGCGCCGCGGCGGGGCCGACGGCCCGGCCCTGCAGCGCGCCGCGGTGGCGCTGGAAAAGGCGCTGGCCAGCGTCATGGCCGCGCTCGACCGCCATTTCGCCAGCGCCGGCGCGCGCGCACCGGCCGCCGCGCCGCCCTGCGACCCCGGCCAGGACGCGGCCGCCGCCGTCGCCCAGCTCTCGGCCCTGCTGGCCGAGTTCTCGGGCGAGGCCACCGATTACTTCGACAGCGTGCGCTGCGCGCTGGCGGGCGTGCTGCCGGCCGCCGCGCTGGCGCGCCTCGAGACCCACCTGTCGCGCTACGAATTCGAGGAAGCCCGCCTGCTGCTCGAGCAGGCGGCGTCCACCACCCCGGGCAAGCCCGCACCCGACACCGCAGAACACCTATGA
- a CDS encoding MYG1 family protein — MLIVTHGGKFHADDAWAVAVLLVLFPDAELVRTRDPAIIEAGDFAIDVGGVWDPDTGRFDHHQKGFDGARQSGVPYASAGLVWRTWGARCVAALARAHLGRDLDEDTAQQIAYAIDADIVQYLDLSDVGAAKNAPGGYGLSAVISGYNPGWMDEQRLGYGEEAEAYRTAQFRRAMAVLTDILVNAVKYRVGALLAVAQVREAQVLEDGRVLFLANGALPWSSVVRKEMPKVLFVISHNVAEQRYMIHTVGVSPDSFEARADLPQAWAGLRDAELAAVTGVADAGFCHNGRFIAAARSYEGIRTMARLALEEVDRLAVSAA; from the coding sequence ATGCTTATTGTCACCCACGGGGGCAAGTTCCACGCGGACGACGCCTGGGCCGTCGCGGTATTGCTGGTCCTGTTTCCCGATGCCGAACTGGTGCGCACCCGCGACCCCGCCATCATCGAGGCGGGCGATTTCGCGATCGACGTCGGCGGCGTCTGGGACCCGGACACTGGCCGCTTCGACCACCACCAGAAGGGCTTCGACGGCGCGCGCCAGAGCGGCGTGCCCTATGCCAGCGCCGGCCTGGTGTGGCGCACCTGGGGCGCGCGCTGCGTGGCGGCGCTGGCCCGCGCCCACCTGGGCAGGGACCTGGACGAGGACACCGCCCAGCAGATCGCCTATGCGATCGACGCCGACATCGTCCAGTACCTCGACCTCTCGGACGTGGGGGCGGCCAAGAACGCGCCCGGCGGCTACGGCCTGTCGGCGGTGATCTCGGGCTACAACCCGGGCTGGATGGACGAGCAGCGCCTGGGCTATGGCGAAGAGGCGGAAGCCTATCGCACGGCCCAGTTCCGGCGCGCGATGGCGGTGCTGACCGACATCCTGGTCAACGCCGTCAAGTACCGGGTCGGCGCCCTGCTGGCGGTGGCCCAGGTGCGCGAGGCCCAGGTGCTCGAAGATGGGCGGGTGCTGTTCCTGGCCAACGGCGCCCTGCCCTGGTCCTCGGTGGTGCGCAAGGAAATGCCCAAGGTGCTGTTCGTGATCAGCCATAACGTGGCCGAGCAACGCTACATGATCCATACGGTGGGCGTGAGCCCGGACAGCTTCGAGGCGCGCGCCGACCTGCCGCAGGCCTGGGCCGGGCTGCGCGACGCCGAGCTGGCGGCGGTGACCGGGGTGGCGGACGCCGGCTTCTGCCACAACGGCCGCTTCATCGCGGCCGCCAGGTCGTATGAAGGGATCAGGACCATGGCGCGCCTGGCGCTGGAGGAAGTGGACCGGCTGGCGGTCTCCGCGGCCTAG
- a CDS encoding ABC transporter permease yields MAVAHPDPAWRPRLAAAAVFVAVLWPLLAASEFKPWLLFDPQSLRAAGMFLKDFLTPSLEPEFLALVLRETWITVAIATAGLFLALLGAVPATIVITEKLSISRLGTGRTRLPAALLRQAVRWVLIVLRSIPELVWALLFVRIVGLGPTAGVLAIALSYAGMLAKVYAEILESSDAHATDTLLAGGAGRVPALLYGALPESSAELVSYTVYRWECAIRGSAVMGFVGAGGLGQRLDESTKMMAGGEVATMLLVFVLLVALADGVSKLLRRRLG; encoded by the coding sequence ATGGCGGTCGCGCACCCCGATCCGGCCTGGCGCCCGCGCCTGGCCGCCGCGGCCGTGTTCGTGGCCGTGCTCTGGCCGCTGCTGGCGGCCAGCGAATTCAAGCCCTGGCTCCTGTTCGACCCGCAAAGCCTGCGCGCGGCCGGCATGTTCCTCAAGGACTTCCTGACGCCTTCGCTGGAACCCGAGTTCCTGGCCCTGGTGCTGCGCGAGACCTGGATCACGGTGGCGATCGCCACCGCCGGCCTGTTCCTGGCCCTGCTGGGCGCGGTGCCGGCCACCATCGTGATCACCGAGAAGCTGTCGATCTCGCGCCTGGGCACGGGGCGCACCCGCCTGCCGGCGGCCCTGTTGCGCCAGGCGGTGCGCTGGGTGCTGATCGTCCTGCGCAGCATTCCCGAACTGGTATGGGCCCTGCTGTTCGTGCGCATCGTCGGCCTCGGGCCGACCGCCGGCGTGCTGGCCATCGCCCTGTCCTATGCCGGTATGCTGGCCAAGGTCTACGCCGAGATCCTCGAGTCGAGCGACGCCCACGCCACCGACACCCTGCTGGCCGGCGGCGCCGGGCGCGTCCCGGCCCTGCTCTACGGCGCCCTGCCCGAATCCAGCGCCGAGCTGGTGTCCTATACGGTGTACCGCTGGGAGTGCGCGATCCGCGGCTCGGCGGTGATGGGCTTCGTCGGCGCCGGCGGCCTGGGCCAGCGCCTGGACGAATCGACCAAGATGATGGCGGGCGGCGAAGTCGCCACCATGCTGCTGGTCTTCGTGCTGCTGGTGGCACTGGCCGACGGGGTCTCCAAGCTGCTGCGCCGGAGGCTGGGATGA
- a CDS encoding GGDEF domain-containing protein yields the protein MITLDASTMVLVLALGNLALVALLTFFDAGPVRSQALSAWSLSKQIQGGAWLLLALGAVSVVPAALAVPGGYALLLAGVAVEAGASWQAAGREGWRRPTLVLGGLAILAFLVCYLIDEEGLRGVAASLLLGAFYLSGAVALALRWSDNSLLQRALAVVTAVLALVVAARGLFVLVLAGGWGWLTNELLGQLSSAALYLLMLANCFGMLLLARERAQRELQRLEVVDPLTDVPNRRGFFNALAPWMALARRPGLPTALVVLDLDQFKRVNDGYGHPAGDAVLRHVVELCRRQLRDSDMLGRLVGVEFAILLPRTNLDEASLVAERIRAAIEATPVKSERAMISMTASFGVTTIRPEDSTTTLFQRADEALAAAKKAGRNRVSQAVQAVAEV from the coding sequence ATGATCACGCTGGACGCCTCCACCATGGTGCTGGTCCTGGCGCTGGGCAACCTGGCCCTGGTCGCGCTGCTGACCTTCTTCGATGCCGGCCCGGTGCGCTCCCAGGCGCTGAGCGCCTGGAGCCTGTCCAAGCAGATCCAGGGCGGAGCCTGGCTGCTGCTGGCCCTGGGCGCGGTCAGCGTGGTCCCGGCCGCGCTGGCGGTGCCGGGCGGCTATGCGCTGCTGCTGGCCGGCGTCGCGGTCGAGGCCGGGGCGTCCTGGCAGGCGGCCGGGCGCGAGGGCTGGCGCCGTCCCACCCTGGTGCTGGGCGGGCTGGCGATCCTGGCCTTCTTGGTCTGCTACCTGATCGACGAGGAGGGCCTGCGCGGGGTCGCCGCCTCGCTGCTGCTGGGCGCCTTCTACCTGTCCGGCGCGGTCGCGCTGGCCCTGCGCTGGAGCGACAACAGCCTGCTGCAGCGCGCCCTGGCCGTGGTCACCGCGGTGCTGGCCCTGGTGGTGGCGGCGCGCGGCCTGTTCGTGCTGGTGCTGGCCGGCGGCTGGGGCTGGCTGACCAACGAGCTGCTCGGCCAGTTGTCCAGCGCTGCCCTCTACCTGCTGATGCTGGCCAACTGCTTCGGCATGCTGCTGCTGGCGCGTGAACGCGCCCAGCGCGAGCTGCAGCGCCTGGAAGTGGTGGACCCGCTGACCGACGTGCCCAACCGGCGCGGCTTCTTCAACGCCCTGGCGCCCTGGATGGCGCTGGCGCGCCGCCCGGGCCTGCCGACCGCCCTGGTGGTGCTCGACCTCGACCAGTTCAAGCGCGTCAACGACGGCTACGGCCACCCGGCCGGCGACGCCGTGCTGCGCCACGTGGTCGAGCTGTGCCGGCGCCAGCTGCGCGACAGCGACATGCTGGGCCGCCTGGTGGGCGTCGAGTTCGCGATCCTGCTGCCGCGCACCAATCTCGACGAAGCCAGCCTGGTGGCCGAGCGCATCCGCGCCGCCATCGAGGCCACCCCGGTCAAGAGCGAGCGCGCGATGATCTCCATGACCGCCAGCTTCGGCGTCACCACCATCCGTCCGGAAGACTCCACCACCACCCTGTTCCAGCGCGCCGACGAGGCGCTGGCGGCGGCCAAGAAGGCCGGGCGCAACCGCGTGTCCCAGGCCGTCCAGGCGGTCGCCGAGGTGTAA
- a CDS encoding phosphonate ABC transporter ATP-binding protein, which yields MATFRLQGLTVRHLAGDRSVALDALDLQVEAGEQLALIGPSGAGKTTLLATLACAHRPAAGAFEVLGQDPWQLAEDERHRLRARLFLAPQTPPLPPRQRVVTAVLAARLPRWGLWRALASLVKPSDPDAAHAALARFGLGDKLYARVDRLSGGERQRCGLARLMLSSAEALLVDEPISALDPLLARHTLATLREEATARGATLVCSLHQVDMARESFPRLVGLRDGRIVFDAPSSEVSDAMIAELYANERVEPTAPNAHETPDRLAVGACY from the coding sequence ATGGCGACTTTCCGGCTCCAGGGACTGACCGTCCGCCACCTCGCGGGCGACAGGTCGGTCGCCCTCGACGCGCTCGACCTCCAGGTCGAGGCGGGCGAGCAGCTCGCGCTGATCGGTCCCTCGGGCGCCGGCAAGACCACCCTGCTGGCCACCCTGGCCTGCGCCCACCGCCCCGCCGCCGGCGCCTTCGAGGTGCTGGGCCAGGACCCCTGGCAACTGGCCGAGGACGAGCGCCACCGCCTGCGCGCGCGCCTGTTCCTGGCGCCCCAGACCCCGCCCCTGCCGCCGCGCCAGCGCGTGGTGACGGCGGTGCTGGCGGCGCGCCTGCCGCGCTGGGGCCTGTGGCGCGCCCTGGCCTCGCTGGTCAAGCCGAGCGATCCCGACGCCGCCCACGCGGCCCTGGCCCGCTTCGGCCTGGGCGACAAGCTATACGCCCGGGTCGACCGCCTCTCCGGTGGCGAGCGCCAGCGCTGCGGCCTGGCGCGCCTGATGCTGTCCTCGGCCGAAGCCCTGCTGGTGGACGAGCCGATTTCCGCCCTCGACCCGCTGCTGGCGCGCCACACCCTGGCCACCCTGCGCGAGGAAGCCACGGCGCGCGGCGCGACGCTGGTGTGCAGCCTGCACCAGGTCGACATGGCGCGCGAGAGCTTCCCGCGCCTGGTCGGCCTGCGCGACGGCCGCATCGTGTTCGACGCCCCCAGCAGCGAGGTCAGCGATGCCATGATCGCCGAGCTGTACGCCAACGAACGGGTCGAGCCGACCGCGCCTAACGCGCACGAAACGCCCGACCGGCTGGCCGTCGGCGCCTGCTACTGA
- a CDS encoding ABC transporter substrate-binding protein, whose amino-acid sequence MSLPQRLLVVVLAAWSGLAQAAAPGTVTLCFERQEVPPWRTLDGGGLNFELLSEVARRTGVSFDYQSMPWKRCLEQLKANQVNGAFAVSFNRERMDLGAYPGGASADPSKRMHVDTYVLVRRRGSRLDWDGKEFKHLDGRIGVQLGYSVADFLRSRGVPVDEGSQRSDELAQKLIAGRLAGAALGGGDAKRLLRGPIAAQLEVLPAPLIEKPYYLVLSHAFVASQPKLAARLWDAIGEARASAAYRKREQALLGERAGRAPGGRD is encoded by the coding sequence ATGAGCCTTCCGCAGCGCCTCCTCGTCGTCGTCCTCGCCGCCTGGTCCGGCCTGGCCCAGGCTGCGGCGCCGGGCACGGTGACCCTGTGCTTCGAGCGCCAGGAAGTGCCGCCCTGGCGCACCCTGGACGGCGGCGGCCTGAATTTCGAGCTGCTGTCCGAGGTCGCGCGCCGCACCGGCGTCAGCTTCGACTACCAGAGCATGCCCTGGAAGCGCTGCCTGGAACAGCTCAAGGCCAACCAGGTCAACGGCGCCTTCGCCGTCAGCTTCAACCGCGAGCGCATGGACCTCGGCGCCTATCCGGGCGGCGCCAGCGCCGATCCGTCCAAGCGCATGCATGTCGACACCTACGTGCTGGTGCGCCGCCGCGGCAGCCGCCTGGACTGGGACGGCAAGGAGTTCAAGCACCTCGACGGCCGCATCGGCGTGCAGCTCGGCTATTCGGTGGCCGACTTCCTGCGTTCGCGCGGCGTGCCGGTGGACGAGGGCAGCCAGCGCTCGGACGAGCTGGCGCAGAAGCTGATCGCGGGCCGCCTGGCCGGCGCCGCCCTCGGCGGCGGCGACGCCAAGCGCCTGCTGCGCGGCCCGATCGCCGCCCAGCTCGAAGTGCTGCCGGCGCCGCTGATCGAGAAACCCTATTACCTGGTGCTCTCGCACGCCTTCGTCGCCAGCCAGCCAAAGCTGGCCGCGCGCCTGTGGGACGCGATCGGCGAGGCGCGCGCCAGCGCCGCCTACCGCAAGCGCGAGCAGGCCTTGCTCGGCGAGCGCGCGGGGCGTGCGCCCGGGGGCCGAGATTAA
- a CDS encoding ABC transporter ATP-binding protein, whose translation MLELDQLSKSYGGRTVLAGLSHVFEAGEFVAIMGESGVGKSTLLNLIAGLDTPDSGRVIVDGTPISSLDDDAATRLRRTRMGFIFQAFHVLPHLSLRQNVALPLVLNRAPLERADAMLEAVGLGGRGADFPRQLSGGEMQRVAIARALVHRPALLLADEPTGNLDPETANGILQLLRRETRANGAGAIMVTHSHAAAAMADRTLLLTRSGLKLA comes from the coding sequence ATGCTCGAACTCGACCAGCTCAGCAAGTCCTACGGCGGCCGCACCGTGCTGGCCGGGCTGTCGCATGTGTTCGAGGCCGGCGAGTTCGTGGCCATCATGGGCGAATCGGGGGTCGGCAAGTCGACCCTGCTGAACCTGATCGCGGGCCTGGACACGCCCGATTCGGGGCGCGTGATCGTGGACGGCACGCCGATCTCCAGTCTCGACGACGACGCCGCGACCCGCCTGCGCCGCACCCGCATGGGTTTCATCTTCCAGGCCTTCCACGTGCTGCCCCACCTGAGCCTGCGCCAGAACGTGGCCCTGCCCCTGGTGCTCAACCGCGCCCCGCTCGAGCGCGCCGACGCCATGCTGGAGGCGGTCGGCCTGGGCGGGCGCGGCGCCGATTTCCCGCGCCAGCTCTCGGGCGGGGAGATGCAGCGGGTGGCGATCGCGCGCGCCCTGGTGCACCGCCCGGCCCTGCTGCTGGCCGACGAGCCGACCGGCAACCTGGATCCGGAGACCGCCAACGGCATCCTGCAACTGCTGCGCCGCGAGACCCGCGCCAATGGCGCCGGCGCCATCATGGTTACCCACTCCCACGCCGCGGCCGCCATGGCCGACCGCACCCTGCTGCTGACACGTTCCGGATTGAAATTAGCGTAA
- a CDS encoding two-component system response regulator, whose translation MNAALKDKPTILIVDDTPDNIMLLSRLLKDKYHTKVANNGSTAMQIAASSPDLDLVLLDVMMPGMDGYETCRQLKANPATADIPVIFLTAKNQVEDEAMGLSVGAVDYLGKPISPPILFARVATHLTLRAARRLLEDQNQVLERMVQQRTAQLMLMQEAIIMAMASMAERRDHDFDNPSNHIRRVQHYMRTLALQLRGHPRFADKLSDETIELLYKSAPLHDIGKVAIPDSILRKPGKLDPEEFEVMKLHAAYGRDTIMLVEEQIGGSNRFLMFAREIAHSHQEKWDGTGYPERLSGDDIPVSARLMAVADVYDALISRRVYKPAFTHAQSLEIMRQGRGTHFDPDVLDAFFAVEEDFARIAQTYRDAEDDAEEQELARA comes from the coding sequence ATGAACGCCGCACTCAAGGACAAGCCGACCATCCTGATCGTCGACGACACGCCCGACAACATCATGCTCCTGTCGCGCCTGCTCAAGGACAAGTATCACACCAAGGTGGCCAACAACGGCAGCACCGCGATGCAGATCGCGGCGTCGTCGCCCGACCTCGACCTGGTCCTGCTCGACGTCATGATGCCGGGCATGGACGGATACGAGACCTGCCGCCAGCTCAAGGCCAATCCGGCCACGGCCGACATCCCGGTGATCTTCCTGACCGCCAAGAACCAGGTCGAGGACGAGGCCATGGGCCTGTCGGTGGGGGCGGTCGACTACCTGGGCAAGCCGATCAGCCCGCCCATCCTGTTCGCGCGCGTGGCCACCCACCTGACCCTGCGCGCCGCGCGCCGCCTGCTGGAAGACCAGAACCAGGTGCTGGAGCGCATGGTGCAGCAGCGCACCGCCCAGCTGATGCTGATGCAGGAAGCGATCATCATGGCCATGGCCTCGATGGCCGAGCGGCGCGACCATGACTTCGACAACCCCAGCAACCACATCCGCCGGGTGCAGCACTACATGCGCACACTGGCGCTGCAGCTGCGCGGCCATCCGCGCTTCGCCGACAAGCTCAGCGACGAGACCATCGAGCTGCTGTACAAATCGGCGCCGCTGCACGACATCGGCAAGGTCGCGATCCCCGACAGCATCCTGCGCAAGCCGGGCAAGCTCGATCCGGAGGAGTTCGAGGTCATGAAGCTGCACGCGGCCTACGGACGCGACACCATCATGCTGGTCGAGGAGCAGATCGGCGGCAGCAACCGCTTCCTGATGTTCGCGCGCGAGATCGCCCATTCGCACCAGGAGAAGTGGGACGGCACCGGCTACCCGGAGCGCCTGAGCGGCGACGACATCCCGGTCTCGGCGCGCCTGATGGCGGTGGCCGACGTCTACGACGCGCTGATCTCGCGCCGCGTGTACAAGCCGGCCTTCACCCATGCGCAGTCGCTCGAGATCATGCGCCAGGGGCGCGGCACCCATTTCGACCCTGACGTGCTGGACGCCTTCTTCGCGGTGGAGGAGGATTTCGCGCGCATCGCCCAGACCTACCGCGACGCGGAAGACGACGCCGAGGAACAGGAGCTGGCCCGCGCCTAG
- the phnE gene encoding phosphonate ABC transporter, permease protein PhnE: MSRPSLPPPPPRAWGTLLLLAGLGLLVVASFLTLDLQWRAFFTPEALDSAREFLLGFAPPELDPAFLRKCWNALLETLAMSAVGTLLAAVAGLVLALPAAGRLGPVARPPMRIVLNVLRSVPELVWAAVLLIAAGLGPLAGTLALALHTSGVLGRLFADALENVEPLPEASLRANGAPALAAFFYATLPQALPQMLSYTLYRWENNIRAAAVLGVVGAGGLGQMLKYHLSLFQMQSAATVVVAMLLLVAFVDGISFLLRRSLTR; the protein is encoded by the coding sequence ATGAGCCGCCCGAGCCTGCCGCCTCCGCCGCCGCGCGCCTGGGGCACCCTGCTGCTGCTGGCCGGCCTGGGACTGCTGGTGGTGGCCAGCTTCCTCACCCTCGACCTGCAGTGGCGCGCCTTCTTCACGCCCGAGGCCCTGGATTCGGCGCGCGAATTCCTGCTCGGTTTCGCGCCGCCCGAACTCGACCCGGCCTTCCTGCGCAAGTGCTGGAACGCCCTGCTCGAGACCCTGGCCATGTCGGCGGTCGGCACCCTGCTCGCGGCCGTGGCCGGGCTCGTGCTGGCCCTGCCCGCGGCCGGCCGCCTGGGGCCGGTGGCGCGGCCGCCGATGCGCATCGTGCTGAACGTGCTGCGTTCGGTGCCGGAACTGGTCTGGGCCGCCGTGCTCCTGATCGCGGCCGGCCTGGGGCCGCTGGCCGGCACGCTGGCGCTGGCCCTGCACACCAGCGGCGTGCTGGGGCGCCTGTTCGCCGACGCGCTGGAAAACGTCGAGCCGCTGCCGGAAGCCAGCCTGCGCGCCAACGGTGCGCCGGCCCTGGCCGCATTCTTCTACGCTACCCTGCCGCAGGCGCTGCCGCAGATGCTGTCCTATACCCTGTACCGCTGGGAGAACAACATCCGCGCGGCGGCGGTGCTGGGCGTGGTCGGGGCCGGAGGCCTGGGCCAGATGCTCAAGTACCACCTGTCGCTGTTCCAGATGCAGAGCGCGGCCACGGTCGTGGTGGCGATGCTGCTGCTGGTAGCCTTCGTGGACGGCATCAGCTTCCTGCTGCGGCGCTCCCTGACCCGCTGA